Proteins encoded together in one Pontiella desulfatans window:
- a CDS encoding Ig-like domain-containing protein, which produces MKKILTVLSLALLASIAGAEILTVTFGPSADLAATYEGIPVATPVQDDATNGEPAPIITVSGLDVDGIGGNDDSVEVTFAIANSTEVANLLSAGYRYDQDDLLTFNITSATLTLGNAAVTHEITPIGFTSYRNNNGATEATVTSTAPGFITLTGITGSAAVSLTNDLPGVSDFTLENTADPAQNGRARNITVAFDIHPASTAPEAPVSLDDAYDIDGNTLFTNAAPGILSNDSDGNGDSMSALLVSSPTNGTLLSFSTNGAFVYQPTVDFVGTDSFTYEATDGGLTGNVATVTLNVVGTPIKLPHYFQSNMVLQRNQPIAVWGWGPVGKTVSANLSSGQFETAVVNAEGRWELSLAAMAATNGPLTLVVSTPGSSVTLTNIAVGDVWFCSGQSNAGWSLSATDGADAEIAVANYPAFRLIRVPRYKLSAPSDDPIILENTLDWDTDTGALKDKAGTWFVCNPENAGYFGAAFYYATKEVHLELGIPIGVIQSAYAGTPMEAWANSPLPEAHPVGSDPANPQQLYNGMVYPYLRQPITGACWYQGERNHDDGGHIVADKLPIMIEDWRTGFAQGDFPFYYMQIPPVFSWDTEVDADPMLPYFWEAQTMVQDISTNTYMVVISDTTDGDLHPKNKRPAGERMGRRILKNTYGYSSIQDQGPVFTHAVKEGNQLRLYFDQVGGGLAINTNIGYNANGDLVIDINETILGEDYDNDGVIEGYGEDLNQNGILDPGEDIDGDGIWDKSEWDINFPYLRWFEVCDAQGNFTNATAVISGNTVLVSAPTIPDPAGFRYAWSRFAQGNLMNVDGLPARMCRETPLFAQGESYSTFEDAPLYIAPDGILGNDSIASTLLPIERPVVVSSTTNGALTVRSDGAFIYTPNSGFSGADSFSYFVTDGTETSETAQVELSVLAPGAELGSITREIWNDVSGYSVEDLLADPDYPDTPDRSETISRFDSPHGDFEGGGQRIHGYLHPPASGNYTFWITSAARSRLFLSTDDDPANASLICECAVSLGGEYENWTNNANQVSAPITLVEGQRYYIMALHNEGAEDHCSVAWDLGGTTNIIDGAYLSPIQLKAPAINDYAGWSDWYGVSGDGHVLDFAFNLDPTLNEDRPIMVPTTGTAGLPYWEMDVADGLVVEYLRRTDAPGTAYAVQFTDNLPSSWVDSAASESISPVNDEWERVMVEDETDTADATNRFGRVIVIQN; this is translated from the coding sequence ATGAAAAAAATATTAACAGTCCTATCCCTCGCCCTCTTGGCATCAATAGCCGGCGCCGAAATTCTTACGGTTACGTTTGGCCCCAGCGCCGATCTGGCCGCGACCTATGAAGGAATTCCCGTCGCGACTCCGGTACAGGATGATGCAACGAACGGGGAACCGGCGCCGATCATTACGGTCAGCGGCCTGGATGTTGACGGCATCGGCGGAAACGATGACTCCGTCGAAGTGACCTTCGCGATCGCAAACTCGACCGAAGTTGCCAACTTGCTTTCTGCCGGCTATCGCTACGATCAGGACGACCTGCTGACCTTCAACATTACGTCGGCCACCCTCACGCTGGGCAACGCAGCCGTCACCCACGAGATCACCCCCATCGGCTTTACCTCGTACAGAAACAACAACGGGGCAACAGAAGCAACCGTAACCAGTACAGCCCCGGGATTTATCACGCTGACCGGCATAACCGGCTCAGCCGCCGTCAGCCTCACCAACGATCTTCCCGGCGTATCCGATTTTACACTGGAAAACACCGCCGATCCCGCACAAAACGGCCGCGCCAGAAACATCACGGTCGCGTTCGACATCCACCCCGCCTCTACGGCACCTGAAGCGCCGGTGTCGCTCGACGATGCCTACGACATAGATGGAAACACCCTCTTCACCAACGCCGCACCGGGCATACTTTCCAACGACTCCGACGGCAACGGCGATTCCATGAGTGCGCTTCTCGTTTCCTCGCCCACGAATGGCACCCTGCTCTCGTTCTCCACCAACGGCGCGTTTGTATATCAGCCCACCGTCGACTTTGTTGGAACCGATTCATTCACCTACGAAGCCACCGATGGCGGACTCACCGGCAACGTGGCAACCGTTACGCTGAACGTGGTCGGCACTCCGATCAAACTCCCGCATTACTTCCAATCGAACATGGTCCTGCAGCGCAACCAGCCGATTGCCGTCTGGGGCTGGGGTCCGGTCGGCAAGACCGTATCGGCAAACCTGAGTTCGGGCCAGTTCGAGACCGCCGTGGTGAACGCCGAAGGGCGCTGGGAGCTTTCCCTGGCGGCCATGGCGGCCACGAACGGCCCATTAACACTGGTCGTCAGCACGCCCGGCTCATCGGTTACGCTCACCAATATTGCCGTCGGCGATGTCTGGTTCTGCTCCGGCCAGTCGAATGCGGGCTGGTCGCTATCCGCCACCGATGGGGCCGACGCAGAAATTGCTGTTGCCAACTATCCGGCCTTCCGGCTGATCCGCGTTCCGCGATATAAACTGTCAGCCCCGAGCGATGATCCCATTATTCTTGAGAACACGCTGGATTGGGATACCGACACGGGGGCCTTGAAAGATAAAGCCGGAACGTGGTTTGTCTGCAATCCAGAAAATGCAGGCTACTTCGGTGCCGCATTCTACTATGCAACTAAAGAAGTGCATCTGGAATTAGGCATTCCGATTGGCGTGATTCAGTCCGCTTATGCCGGAACACCGATGGAAGCCTGGGCCAACTCTCCGCTGCCCGAAGCGCACCCGGTCGGCTCCGACCCCGCCAACCCGCAACAGCTCTACAACGGCATGGTCTATCCCTACCTCCGGCAGCCGATCACCGGCGCCTGCTGGTATCAGGGCGAACGCAACCACGACGACGGAGGCCACATTGTTGCCGACAAACTGCCGATCATGATCGAGGACTGGCGCACCGGGTTCGCCCAAGGCGACTTCCCCTTCTACTACATGCAGATCCCTCCGGTCTTCTCCTGGGACACCGAAGTCGATGCCGACCCGATGCTGCCCTATTTCTGGGAAGCGCAAACCATGGTTCAGGATATTTCCACCAACACCTATATGGTTGTCATCAGCGACACGACTGATGGCGATCTCCACCCGAAAAACAAACGGCCCGCCGGCGAACGGATGGGCCGCCGAATTCTAAAAAACACATACGGCTACAGCTCCATCCAGGATCAGGGTCCGGTCTTCACGCACGCCGTCAAGGAAGGCAATCAACTGCGCCTCTATTTCGATCAGGTCGGCGGAGGACTGGCCATCAATACCAACATTGGCTACAACGCCAATGGCGATTTAGTTATCGACATCAACGAAACGATCCTGGGCGAAGACTATGACAATGACGGAGTCATCGAAGGGTACGGCGAAGACCTCAACCAAAACGGCATACTGGATCCCGGCGAAGACATTGACGGCGACGGCATATGGGACAAGTCCGAGTGGGATATCAACTTCCCGTATCTGAGATGGTTTGAAGTCTGCGATGCCCAAGGGAACTTTACCAACGCCACCGCGGTCATCTCGGGAAATACCGTGCTGGTTTCAGCACCAACCATTCCAGACCCGGCCGGATTCCGGTATGCTTGGAGCCGCTTTGCGCAGGGCAACCTGATGAACGTTGATGGGCTGCCGGCACGCATGTGCCGCGAAACGCCGCTTTTCGCCCAAGGCGAAAGCTACAGCACATTCGAAGACGCACCGCTCTACATTGCTCCCGACGGAATCCTGGGCAATGACTCGATCGCCTCCACCCTGCTGCCGATCGAACGCCCGGTCGTTGTATCAAGCACAACCAACGGTGCCCTGACGGTTCGCTCCGACGGCGCGTTCATCTACACGCCGAATTCAGGATTCAGCGGTGCCGACTCCTTCTCATACTTCGTGACAGACGGAACCGAGACGAGCGAAACCGCCCAAGTTGAATTGAGCGTACTCGCGCCCGGTGCCGAACTGGGCAGCATCACCCGTGAAATCTGGAACGATGTTTCCGGCTACAGCGTCGAAGATCTGCTGGCTGATCCAGATTATCCGGATACCCCGGATCGTTCCGAAACCATTAGCCGTTTCGACAGCCCGCATGGCGACTTCGAGGGAGGCGGCCAGCGCATCCACGGCTACCTGCACCCCCCGGCCAGTGGAAACTACACGTTCTGGATCACCTCGGCCGCCCGTTCCAGGCTCTTCCTGAGCACGGACGACGATCCGGCAAACGCAAGCCTGATCTGCGAATGCGCGGTCTCGCTGGGCGGCGAATATGAAAACTGGACGAATAACGCGAACCAGGTGTCCGCCCCGATCACACTGGTCGAAGGCCAGCGCTACTACATCATGGCGCTGCACAACGAAGGCGCCGAAGACCATTGCTCCGTCGCGTGGGATCTGGGCGGAACAACCAACATCATCGACGGTGCCTACTTGTCCCCGATCCAGTTGAAAGCTCCGGCCATCAACGACTATGCCGGATGGAGCGACTGGTACGGGGTTTCCGGCGACGGACATGTACTCGACTTCGCCTTTAACCTCGATCCCACGCTAAACGAAGACCGCCCCATCATGGTTCCAACCACTGGAACCGCCGGCCTGCCCTATTGGGAAATGGATGTCGCCGACGGGTTGGTTGTGGAATACCTGCGCCGCACGGATGCGCCTGGAACCGCCTACGCCGTTCAGTTTACTGATAATCTCCCGTCAAGCTGGGTGGACTCGGCAGCTTCGGAATCCATCAGTCCCGTTAATGACGAGTGGGAACGCGTCATGG